The Herpetosiphonaceae bacterium genome has a window encoding:
- a CDS encoding erythromycin esterase family protein translates to MTDATSTGLAQSLRAVAQPLTGAATDYDALIEQIGAARVVLIGEASHGTHEFYRERAEITKRLIRERDFHAVAVEADWPDAYRVNCYVRGGGGDRDSDAALSGFKRFPTWMWRNTVVRDFVEWLREHNLAAPQNAPKVGLYGLDLYSLYASIDAVLEYLAKVDPEAAARARYRYACFEHFGEDPQAYGYVASFNLSQSCHDEVLEQLRELQRRAGEYARRDGGVAEDEYFYAEQNARLAKNAEDYYRTMFQGRVSSWNVRDCHMAETLDALIGHLDRHGGRSKVVVWEHNSHLGDARATEMGESGELNVGQLVRERYGRESFLIGFSTYTGSVTAASDWGAPPERKRVRPGLKGSYEALFHAVGMPAFLLNLRARHPAIDELRQERLQRAIGVIYRPETERLSHYFHARLPEQFDALLHLDETRAVEPLDRTAEWESGEPPETYPTGL, encoded by the coding sequence ATGACAGATGCAACGTCAACCGGCCTTGCGCAGAGCCTACGTGCCGTCGCGCAGCCGCTCACGGGCGCGGCCACCGATTACGACGCGCTGATCGAGCAGATCGGCGCCGCGCGTGTGGTGCTGATCGGCGAGGCGTCGCACGGCACGCATGAGTTTTACCGTGAGCGCGCCGAGATCACGAAGCGGCTGATCCGCGAGCGCGACTTTCATGCGGTGGCGGTCGAGGCCGACTGGCCGGATGCCTACCGGGTCAACTGCTACGTGCGGGGCGGAGGCGGCGATCGAGATAGCGATGCCGCGCTCTCTGGCTTCAAGCGCTTCCCGACCTGGATGTGGCGCAACACGGTCGTGCGCGATTTCGTGGAGTGGCTGCGCGAGCACAACCTGGCCGCGCCGCAAAACGCGCCGAAGGTCGGGCTTTACGGGCTGGATCTGTACAGCCTGTACGCCTCGATCGATGCCGTGCTGGAGTATCTGGCGAAGGTCGATCCCGAAGCGGCGGCGCGGGCGCGCTACCGCTACGCCTGCTTCGAGCACTTCGGCGAAGATCCGCAGGCGTACGGCTATGTCGCCAGCTTCAACCTGAGCCAGTCGTGCCACGACGAGGTGCTGGAGCAGCTACGCGAGCTGCAGCGCCGCGCGGGTGAGTACGCCCGGCGCGATGGCGGCGTGGCCGAGGATGAGTATTTCTACGCTGAGCAGAACGCGCGTCTTGCCAAAAACGCGGAAGACTACTACCGCACCATGTTTCAGGGCCGCGTCTCGTCGTGGAACGTGCGCGATTGTCATATGGCCGAGACGCTCGACGCGCTGATCGGGCATCTCGATCGCCACGGCGGTCGTAGCAAGGTGGTCGTCTGGGAGCACAACTCGCATCTCGGCGACGCGCGCGCCACGGAGATGGGCGAGTCCGGCGAGCTGAACGTGGGCCAGCTTGTGCGCGAGCGCTACGGTCGCGAGTCGTTCCTGATCGGCTTCAGCACCTACACCGGCAGCGTCACCGCCGCCTCCGACTGGGGCGCGCCCCCCGAACGAAAGCGCGTGCGACCAGGGCTGAAGGGCAGCTACGAGGCGCTGTTTCACGCGGTTGGCATGCCCGCATTCCTGCTCAACCTGCGCGCGCGGCATCCTGCCATCGATGAGCTGCGCCAGGAACGTCTCCAGCGCGCGATCGGCGTGATCTACCGGCCTGAGACGGAGCGGCTGAGCCATTATTTCCACGCCCGGCTCCCCGAACAGTTCGACGCGCTGCTCCATCTCGACGAAACGCGCGCGGTCGAGCCGCTGGATCGTACGGCGGAGTGGGAGAGCGGCGAGCCGCCCGAAACGTATCCGACGGGATTGTAG
- a CDS encoding universal stress protein, with the protein MFRSLLVPLDGSPFGEHALPIARQIALQAHATLHLVHVHVPIVFVSIGDVSLGGVPITDIRMDNEYRERERVYLEAVRTRLTSDADLTVDCEIVDGPVSGAITQYAARIGADLVVMTTHGRGGLTRFWLGSTADAFIRHSPIPTLLVRPHEALPDLDQSYDLRRILIPLDGSALAEQILDLALTLGGLSNAAYDLLQVIETVRVGGWAPGVNLATVEREVAESRYEQAQQYLADVVERLQARDVTAQPHVICAEQTASAILDYAQRHNADAIALATHGWGGLKRVVLGSVSDKVLRGTVCPVLLYRPREP; encoded by the coding sequence ATGTTCCGCTCTTTGCTTGTGCCGCTTGATGGCTCGCCCTTTGGCGAACATGCGCTGCCGATCGCCCGGCAGATCGCGCTCCAGGCGCATGCAACGCTGCATCTCGTCCATGTCCACGTGCCGATTGTCTTCGTGTCCATCGGCGATGTATCGCTAGGCGGCGTGCCGATCACCGATATACGCATGGATAATGAATACCGCGAGCGCGAGCGAGTCTATCTGGAAGCGGTGCGCACGCGGCTGACCAGCGACGCAGATCTGACTGTCGATTGCGAGATCGTGGATGGGCCGGTCAGTGGAGCGATCACGCAGTATGCCGCGCGGATCGGCGCCGATCTGGTGGTGATGACCACGCATGGACGAGGTGGTCTGACCCGCTTCTGGCTCGGCAGCACCGCCGATGCGTTTATTCGTCACAGCCCAATCCCAACGCTGCTGGTTCGTCCCCACGAGGCGCTGCCGGATCTCGATCAGTCGTATGACCTGCGGCGAATCTTGATCCCGCTCGACGGATCGGCGCTGGCCGAGCAGATTCTGGATCTGGCGCTCACGCTCGGCGGCCTGAGCAACGCCGCGTACGATCTGCTCCAGGTGATCGAGACTGTGCGAGTCGGCGGCTGGGCACCCGGCGTCAACCTGGCGACTGTCGAGCGCGAGGTGGCGGAGAGCCGCTATGAGCAGGCGCAGCAATACCTGGCCGATGTCGTGGAGCGGCTGCAAGCCAGGGACGTGACGGCACAGCCGCACGTGATCTGCGCCGAGCAGACGGCATCGGCGATTCTCGACTATGCTCAGCGGCACAACGCCGATGCTATCGCGCTGGCAACACACGGCTGGGGTGGATTGAAGCGCGTGGTGCTCGGCAGCGTGTCGGATAAAGTCCTGCGCGGCACGGTCTGCCCGGTGCTGCTCTACCGGCCACGCGAGCCATAG
- a CDS encoding NAD(P)/FAD-dependent oxidoreductase, with protein MYDLIVIGGGPAAMSALFYATGKQLHVMMIYEDLGGKIGWLQSLAGPTQQQYLPGNELMQTLTMRALSRDDQILNDRVCHVTKPGTYFSVETAENGTLEAATVLVATGATPLPLHVPGAQHFADRGLGYSVTTYAHLLAGKRVAVIGGTPRALSGVAEAANTAERVFLISPTAVDLSHPLGRALVGRSNVELLEGYEVVEIRGQRVVESVIVERDGVRSSLAVDRVFVALGLVPNSEIVRDLAATDPRGYILVNAYHETTLPGLFAAGDVSSTFSEQVLIAIGDGARAAMSAYDYVLAQRLFPDAQEASDGA; from the coding sequence ATGTATGACCTGATCGTCATCGGCGGTGGACCGGCAGCGATGTCGGCGCTTTTCTATGCCACCGGCAAACAGCTCCATGTCATGATGATCTACGAGGATCTGGGCGGCAAGATCGGCTGGCTTCAAAGCCTGGCCGGTCCGACCCAGCAGCAGTACTTGCCCGGCAACGAGCTGATGCAAACGCTGACGATGCGGGCCTTGTCGCGCGACGATCAGATCCTCAACGATCGCGTGTGCCACGTAACGAAGCCCGGCACGTATTTCAGCGTCGAGACAGCAGAAAACGGAACGCTGGAAGCAGCGACGGTGCTGGTTGCTACGGGCGCGACGCCGCTGCCGCTGCATGTGCCTGGCGCGCAGCACTTCGCCGATCGTGGCCTGGGCTACTCCGTCACCACCTACGCGCATCTGCTGGCAGGCAAGCGGGTGGCGGTAATTGGCGGTACGCCGCGCGCCCTGAGCGGCGTGGCCGAGGCGGCCAATACTGCCGAGCGTGTCTTTCTGATCTCGCCCACCGCCGTGGATCTGTCTCACCCTCTTGGCCGCGCGCTGGTCGGGCGGTCGAATGTCGAGCTGCTCGAAGGCTACGAGGTGGTCGAGATCCGTGGTCAGCGCGTCGTCGAATCGGTGATCGTCGAGCGCGACGGCGTGCGCTCAAGCCTTGCTGTCGATCGGGTCTTCGTGGCGCTGGGCCTGGTGCCGAATAGCGAGATCGTCCGCGACCTCGCCGCGACCGATCCGCGCGGCTATATTCTGGTGAATGCCTACCATGAGACGACGCTGCCGGGCTTGTTCGCCGCTGGCGACGTCTCCTCGACCTTTAGCGAGCAGGTGTTGATCGCGATCGGCGACGGCGCTCGTGCGGCGATGAGCGCCTACGACTATGTGCTGGCGCAGCGGCTATTCCCCGATGCCCAGGAGGCAAGCGACGGCGCGTGA
- a CDS encoding CBS domain-containing protein yields MLFVRDRMMTPPKTITQETLFNTALQIMRSGTIRRLPVVDPQGRLLGIVTERDLLRVADHYFQAAIPVDEFMVRQVVTTTPEMPLVDAASLMVANKVGGLPVLDPARRVIGLITVTDIFSTLVELLRAADALEARALGAAKTRLE; encoded by the coding sequence ATGTTATTCGTACGCGATCGTATGATGACACCGCCCAAGACCATTACCCAGGAGACGCTCTTTAATACCGCCTTGCAGATCATGCGCTCCGGCACCATCCGCCGGTTGCCGGTGGTGGACCCGCAAGGCAGGCTGCTGGGGATCGTGACGGAGCGCGACCTCCTGCGGGTTGCCGATCACTACTTCCAGGCGGCGATCCCGGTTGATGAGTTTATGGTGCGGCAGGTGGTGACGACGACGCCGGAGATGCCGCTGGTCGATGCCGCGTCGCTGATGGTGGCAAACAAAGTCGGCGGCCTGCCGGTGCTTGATCCTGCCCGTCGCGTGATCGGCCTGATTACGGTCACAGATATTTTCAGCACGCTGGTCGAGCTGCTGCGCGCCGCCGATGCTCTGGAGGCGCGCGCGCTTGGGGCGGCGAAGACCAGGCTGGAGTAG
- a CDS encoding GerMN domain-containing protein gives MLLNYRWLSSLTVIGVVLALLPMAQVQSRAAQVEHDVAVPFRDYYSQHQGIRVLGYPLTDLLEVDGYAAQYFEKGRIEDHRYEVVDPNWGFMYGRLTDELFTRSPQGTVNNTNITYADLRRAADPRYRHPAPGSFTSGVMQMAGGMFVPYDSQLRAAPGYIVPSIFWRYITRADLFPGGWLHDIGLPMTDAFNVETVKNGERRTITTQAFERTVLTYDPRNPAEWRVERGNIGADAVQATRPAPQPSAAIETPAYQARVTLPLHIRARVGQPNEWVQATLRWQDGTTLSYTFTALADPSGKGLLIASLDWTNVLRTPIVPTQAATLELRGSQGNLLASQQITVLSANDPTTQTIQLYWVDGDTVRAQPRQIPSTTAIGSAVLEELLWGPPSSQSSFKTAIPTPAEVLAYARRDASWGDHVRLLGLTVDQDIATADFSRELRAYGCGAERVRLIREQITRTLKQFASIREVRIAIEGRVDEIFQPPSTAIEIPPPGACVTEPMHLLARVGTPGEQIRATLRWQDGATITRNFSALRGEDGRGLVIGNLDWIAESVTPGPGTRTATLELRGSAQQVLGRQSFTVICPYDQCTQSVMVYWVSGQSFQHAHRRIQKTDRIEAATLEELLWGPSPKNEVGLTTALPTPEEVVAYSGRAANWGPRVRLLDLKIEQGVATANFSKELWAYGGGVERGRLIREQITRTLQQFPGIREVRIAIDGQIKNVLEQ, from the coding sequence ATGTTACTCAACTATCGTTGGCTATCGTCGCTGACGGTGATCGGCGTCGTTCTCGCGCTGCTGCCGATGGCCCAGGTGCAGAGCCGGGCAGCACAGGTGGAGCACGATGTCGCCGTGCCGTTCCGCGATTACTACAGCCAGCACCAGGGCATTCGCGTGCTGGGCTATCCGCTGACCGATCTGCTTGAGGTCGATGGCTACGCCGCTCAGTACTTCGAGAAAGGCCGTATCGAGGATCACCGCTACGAGGTCGTCGATCCTAACTGGGGCTTTATGTACGGGCGACTAACTGACGAACTCTTCACCCGCAGCCCGCAGGGCACGGTCAACAACACCAATATCACCTACGCGGACCTGCGCCGCGCCGCCGATCCGCGCTACCGCCACCCCGCGCCAGGTAGCTTTACCAGCGGCGTGATGCAGATGGCGGGCGGTATGTTCGTGCCCTACGACTCGCAGCTACGCGCCGCGCCGGGCTACATCGTCCCGTCGATCTTCTGGCGCTACATCACCCGCGCCGATCTCTTTCCCGGCGGCTGGCTCCACGACATTGGCCTGCCGATGACCGATGCGTTCAATGTCGAGACTGTGAAAAACGGCGAGCGCCGCACGATTACGACGCAGGCCTTCGAGCGGACGGTGCTGACCTACGATCCCAGGAATCCTGCTGAGTGGCGAGTCGAGCGCGGCAATATCGGCGCAGACGCGGTCCAGGCGACGAGGCCAGCGCCGCAGCCCTCGGCAGCGATCGAGACTCCGGCGTATCAGGCGCGCGTCACGCTGCCGCTGCATATTCGTGCCCGCGTCGGGCAGCCCAACGAGTGGGTCCAGGCGACGCTCCGCTGGCAGGACGGCACCACGCTCAGCTATACCTTCACGGCGCTGGCCGATCCGAGCGGCAAGGGCCTGCTGATCGCCAGCCTCGACTGGACCAATGTCCTGCGCACGCCGATCGTTCCTACCCAGGCGGCGACGCTGGAGCTGCGCGGATCGCAGGGCAACCTGCTCGCCAGCCAGCAGATCACTGTGCTCAGCGCCAATGATCCCACCACTCAGACGATTCAGCTCTACTGGGTAGACGGCGATACAGTCCGGGCACAGCCGCGCCAGATTCCCAGCACGACGGCGATCGGCAGCGCTGTGCTGGAGGAGCTGCTCTGGGGTCCTCCATCCAGCCAGAGCAGCTTTAAGACGGCGATTCCTACGCCCGCCGAGGTGCTGGCGTATGCCCGGCGCGACGCAAGCTGGGGCGATCATGTGCGCCTGCTCGGTCTGACCGTAGATCAGGACATTGCCACCGCCGATTTCTCGCGTGAGCTGCGGGCCTATGGCTGCGGCGCGGAGCGGGTACGCCTGATCCGCGAGCAGATCACCCGCACGCTCAAGCAGTTCGCAAGCATCCGCGAGGTGCGCATCGCGATCGAGGGGCGCGTCGACGAGATCTTCCAGCCGCCCTCCACGGCGATCGAGATTCCACCGCCGGGCGCGTGTGTGACGGAGCCGATGCACCTGCTGGCGCGCGTCGGTACTCCCGGCGAGCAGATCCGGGCGACGCTGCGCTGGCAAGACGGCGCGACGATCACCCGCAATTTCAGCGCGCTGCGCGGCGAGGATGGGCGCGGCCTGGTGATCGGCAACCTGGACTGGATCGCCGAAAGCGTGACGCCCGGCCCAGGCACGCGCACCGCGACGCTTGAGCTGCGCGGCTCGGCGCAGCAGGTGCTCGGCAGACAGTCGTTCACCGTGATCTGTCCCTACGATCAATGCACACAGTCGGTGATGGTCTACTGGGTGTCCGGCCAGAGCTTCCAGCATGCCCATCGCCGCATCCAGAAGACCGATCGGATTGAGGCGGCGACGCTGGAAGAGCTGCTCTGGGGACCGTCGCCCAAGAACGAGGTCGGGCTGACGACGGCGCTGCCGACGCCTGAGGAGGTGGTGGCCTACTCCGGGCGCGCGGCGAATTGGGGGCCGCGTGTGCGGCTGCTCGACCTGAAGATCGAGCAGGGCGTGGCGACCGCCAACTTCTCGAAGGAGCTGTGGGCCTATGGCGGCGGTGTGGAGCGTGGGCGGCTGATCCGCGAGCAGATCACCCGCACATTGCAGCAGTTCCCCGGCATCCGCGAGGTGCGCATCGCTATCGACGGCCAGATCAAGAACGTGCTTGAGCAGTAG
- a CDS encoding DUF5671 domain-containing protein, with product MATQVVRRLYIYAAAFLGLQLAAWGARRIIGALLAQMFEPTALSGIAQESFVYVLSQSVALLIVGLPLWLGHWYWAQRMQSRPEEQHSALRRLYGYAVLLIAMLGLFGAIRQLLAALFGVQEPFTGAGRASPAIGSLAVWAVVWRYHWRIFSADRPLVEATGATATLRRWYLVLVQAVGLGVASYGAVDLLHALFQSSIEAPIGRNAITAALPSLIAGLLIWLPHHLWSRSLILEQTPLRADETRSTLRQVYAALVITIAAVAALGGMTVLLYAVLLATLGGSAWRAVLVEHTQALATIIIACGLWWYHRRQLADEARLSEVEMRVDTARRVNSYLTTAIGLGALFFGIGGLISTLLRLALAPDTLGTGWTEPLSMYLALSIVALPVYGLTARSIERRVGRSPVEERTLSRRIYLYAALLFGIVAAIVTGVMLLQLLLSALLGAAEAGLAASIARWLGYTLVGAAMTAYYTLLLRRSSAARADTGAGLTIAVIADEALRQTVATTFERELPGATLRVVGPGEPAIIGEALSAADVLVVALQAALDGATAEALRGFGGRRLLLATSVPSYELIGAHKDAAAIVRDAARTLRSSLRSAPPVVPPTRSALPQGAT from the coding sequence ATGGCAACTCAAGTTGTGCGACGATTATACATCTATGCTGCCGCGTTTCTTGGCCTGCAACTGGCCGCCTGGGGAGCGCGCCGGATTATCGGCGCGCTGCTGGCGCAGATGTTCGAGCCAACAGCGCTGAGCGGCATCGCTCAAGAAAGCTTCGTGTATGTGCTCAGCCAGAGCGTGGCGCTGCTGATCGTCGGGCTGCCGCTGTGGCTGGGACACTGGTACTGGGCACAGCGCATGCAGAGCCGTCCCGAAGAGCAGCATTCGGCGCTACGGCGGCTCTACGGCTACGCGGTGCTGCTGATCGCGATGCTCGGCCTCTTTGGGGCGATCCGGCAACTGCTGGCGGCGCTCTTTGGCGTGCAGGAGCCGTTCACGGGCGCGGGCAGGGCGTCACCGGCGATCGGCTCGCTTGCGGTATGGGCGGTCGTGTGGCGCTACCACTGGCGCATCTTCAGCGCCGACCGTCCGCTGGTCGAGGCTACCGGCGCGACCGCGACGCTGCGACGCTGGTATCTGGTGCTGGTGCAGGCGGTCGGCCTTGGCGTGGCAAGCTATGGAGCGGTCGATCTGCTCCATGCGCTGTTCCAGTCGTCGATCGAGGCGCCGATCGGGCGCAACGCGATCACCGCAGCGCTGCCGTCGCTGATCGCGGGCCTGCTGATCTGGCTGCCGCATCACCTGTGGTCGCGCTCGCTGATACTTGAGCAGACACCGCTACGAGCCGACGAAACCCGCTCGACGTTGCGGCAGGTCTATGCCGCGCTGGTGATCACGATCGCGGCAGTAGCAGCGCTCGGCGGCATGACGGTCCTGCTGTACGCCGTGCTGCTCGCTACGCTGGGCGGCTCCGCCTGGCGCGCGGTGCTCGTCGAGCATACGCAGGCGCTGGCGACGATCATCATCGCGTGCGGGCTGTGGTGGTATCACCGGCGGCAGCTTGCCGACGAGGCGCGTCTGAGCGAGGTGGAGATGCGAGTCGATACCGCGCGGCGCGTCAACAGCTATCTGACCACCGCGATCGGTCTGGGCGCGCTCTTCTTCGGCATCGGCGGGCTGATCAGCACGCTGCTGCGGCTGGCGCTGGCACCCGATACGCTAGGCACGGGCTGGACCGAGCCGCTGAGCATGTATCTGGCGCTGTCGATCGTGGCGCTGCCGGTGTACGGCCTGACCGCGCGATCGATCGAGCGACGTGTCGGCAGATCGCCGGTTGAGGAGCGCACGCTGTCGCGGCGCATCTACCTCTACGCGGCGCTGCTCTTCGGCATCGTCGCGGCGATCGTCACCGGCGTGATGCTGCTGCAACTGCTGCTGAGCGCGCTGCTCGGCGCGGCTGAGGCCGGTCTGGCGGCTTCGATCGCGCGCTGGCTGGGCTACACGCTGGTCGGCGCGGCGATGACGGCCTATTACACGCTGCTGCTGCGACGTTCGAGCGCGGCTCGTGCCGACACGGGCGCTGGCCTGACGATCGCGGTTATCGCCGACGAGGCGCTGCGCCAGACTGTGGCGACGACGTTCGAGCGCGAGCTGCCGGGCGCGACATTGCGCGTCGTCGGACCCGGCGAGCCAGCTATCATCGGCGAGGCGCTGAGCGCGGCAGATGTGCTGGTAGTAGCCTTGCAGGCGGCGCTGGACGGCGCGACCGCCGAGGCGCTGCGCGGCTTCGGCGGTCGGCGGCTGCTGCTGGCGACGAGCGTGCCGTCCTATGAGCTGATCGGCGCGCACAAGGATGCTGCCGCCATCGTCCGCGATGCGGCGCGCACGCTGCGCAGCAGCTTACGCAGCGCTCCGCCGGTCGTACCACCGACGCGGTCGGCGCTGCCGCAGGGCGCTACGTAA
- a CDS encoding ester cyclase produces the protein MSAETKLALIQRLFDHVWNQGQTQLLDELLVAEQTSDSLQPAIQQIRANMRMLRAAFPDWQTTIEDTIVMPDRVLVRWTACGTQRGEFMGMAPTGTWLETSGISVYFISGERIREARVQRDSVEMIRQSWAELLRHTAMRPGRASCRAVRYCA, from the coding sequence ATGTCAGCCGAAACCAAGCTAGCGCTGATCCAGCGCCTGTTCGACCATGTTTGGAACCAGGGCCAGACCCAGCTTCTCGACGAGCTGTTAGTCGCGGAGCAGACGAGCGACTCGCTCCAACCGGCGATTCAGCAGATCCGCGCGAACATGCGCATGCTGCGCGCGGCCTTTCCCGACTGGCAGACAACCATTGAGGATACGATCGTTATGCCGGATCGCGTGCTTGTGCGCTGGACAGCGTGCGGCACTCAGCGCGGCGAGTTTATGGGCATGGCCCCGACTGGCACGTGGCTGGAGACGAGCGGCATCAGCGTCTATTTCATCAGCGGGGAGCGCATCCGTGAGGCTCGCGTGCAGCGCGACAGCGTGGAGATGATCCGGCAATCCTGGGCTGAGCTGCTGCGACATACTGCCATGCGCCCAGGCCGGGCCTCGTGCCGCGCAGTTCGCTACTGCGCGTAG
- a CDS encoding YkvA family protein, translated as MSVIEQWKRRARSLKTELYALYLAYNDPRVPWYARLFAACVVGYAFSPIDLIPDPIPILGYLDDLIVLPIGITIALRLIPAQVMAECRERARLVMQQGKPTNWVAAGIIVAIWLLLAAAALMLLLRVRT; from the coding sequence GTGAGCGTGATTGAGCAGTGGAAACGACGAGCGCGCAGCCTGAAGACCGAGCTCTACGCGCTCTATCTGGCCTACAACGATCCGCGCGTGCCGTGGTACGCCCGCCTGTTTGCCGCCTGTGTGGTCGGCTATGCCTTTAGCCCGATCGATCTAATCCCCGATCCGATTCCGATCCTGGGCTACCTTGACGATCTGATCGTGCTGCCGATCGGCATCACGATCGCGCTCAGGCTGATACCGGCGCAGGTCATGGCCGAATGCCGCGAGCGGGCGCGGCTCGTCATGCAGCAGGGCAAGCCAACCAATTGGGTCGCGGCTGGAATAATCGTCGCGATCTGGCTGCTGCTGGCTGCCGCAGCGCTCATGCTGCTGCTGCGGGTCCGCACCTGA
- a CDS encoding PIN domain-containing protein, with amino-acid sequence MNIYVETNFVLELVFQQEQAASCEQILQLCEAGNARLVLPAYSLAEPHEKLTRQASNRKELQQTLAAELRQLVRTAPYAARINSLQEITATRTQKILTIQTSLMS; translated from the coding sequence ATGAACATCTATGTTGAAACCAACTTTGTGCTCGAGTTGGTCTTTCAGCAAGAACAAGCGGCAAGCTGTGAACAAATATTGCAGCTTTGCGAAGCGGGAAATGCCCGTTTAGTCCTACCAGCGTATAGCCTTGCCGAGCCACATGAGAAGTTAACACGGCAAGCAAGTAATCGTAAAGAGCTACAACAAACCCTCGCGGCGGAGCTACGCCAGCTCGTTCGCACAGCACCCTACGCAGCGCGCATCAATAGTCTCCAAGAGATCACCGCAACAAGAACACAAAAGATTTTGACAATCCAGACATCGTTGATGAGCTAA
- a CDS encoding threonine synthase, translating into MTRSTLTHLECGACGATYSPHQLMNLCPACGKPLLARYDLARAAQTMTKDALRQRQATLWRYQEVLPVQDDTAAISLGEGWTPLYHALRLGARVGCARTYIKDESLNPTGSFKARGLCMAVSRAFELGARELAIPSAGNAAGAMCAYAAAVGLPAHVFMPADVPPTFQVECKVLGAQVTLVDGLITDCGARVRQGVAERGWFDCSTLREPYRIEGKKTMGYELAEQLDWTLPDVIIYPTGGGTGLIGMWKAFDEMQQMGWIGSERPRMVCVQSTGCAPMVRAFEAGADHAELWQGARTVADGLRVPAAVGDFLILRALRESGGTAIAVDDAEMLEYAGVMGAMTGIFPAPEGAACLAAQVRLLEQGWIKPDETVVLFNTGTGLKYAHLWR; encoded by the coding sequence GTGACTCGATCAACGCTAACCCATCTGGAGTGCGGCGCGTGTGGCGCGACCTACTCGCCGCACCAGTTGATGAACCTCTGCCCGGCCTGTGGCAAGCCGCTGCTGGCGCGCTACGATCTCGCGCGGGCCGCGCAGACGATGACGAAGGATGCGCTCCGGCAGCGCCAGGCCACGCTCTGGCGCTACCAGGAGGTGCTGCCGGTTCAGGACGATACGGCGGCGATCAGCCTGGGAGAGGGCTGGACTCCGCTCTATCACGCGCTGCGTCTGGGAGCGCGCGTCGGATGCGCTCGCACGTACATCAAGGATGAGTCGCTCAATCCCACGGGCAGCTTCAAGGCGCGCGGTCTGTGCATGGCGGTCAGCCGGGCCTTTGAGCTTGGCGCGCGCGAGCTGGCGATTCCCAGCGCCGGAAACGCCGCCGGGGCGATGTGCGCCTACGCCGCTGCCGTTGGTTTGCCTGCGCATGTGTTCATGCCCGCCGATGTGCCGCCGACGTTTCAGGTGGAGTGCAAGGTGCTCGGCGCGCAGGTGACGCTCGTCGATGGGCTGATCACCGACTGTGGCGCGCGCGTGCGGCAGGGCGTGGCCGAGCGCGGCTGGTTCGATTGCTCAACGTTGCGCGAGCCCTACCGGATCGAGGGCAAGAAGACGATGGGCTACGAGCTGGCCGAGCAATTGGACTGGACGCTGCCCGATGTGATCATCTACCCGACCGGCGGCGGCACCGGCCTGATCGGGATGTGGAAAGCCTTCGACGAGATGCAGCAGATGGGCTGGATCGGCTCGGAGCGGCCCCGGATGGTCTGTGTGCAGAGCACCGGCTGCGCGCCGATGGTCCGGGCGTTCGAGGCGGGCGCGGATCATGCCGAGCTGTGGCAGGGCGCCAGGACCGTTGCGGATGGCCTGCGCGTGCCGGCGGCGGTCGGCGATTTTCTGATCCTGCGCGCGCTGCGTGAGAGCGGCGGCACCGCCATCGCCGTGGATGACGCCGAGATGCTGGAGTATGCCGGGGTGATGGGCGCGATGACCGGGATCTTCCCCGCTCCTGAGGGCGCGGCATGTCTTGCCGCTCAAGTCCGGCTGCTTGAGCAGGGCTGGATCAAGCCCGATGAGACGGTGGTACTGTTCAACACCGGCACCGGGCTCAAGTACGCGCATCTGTGGCGCTGA